In Gemmatimonadota bacterium, the sequence CATTACCGTGTCGCTCTCGATGTCCCTCTCGAGAATACTGCCATGGCCACCAGCCCCGCCGCGTTCACCGCGGACGACATGCTCGACCTGCCGCTGCCGGACGGCGTCAGCGGTTACGAGTTCGTCGACGGCCGGCCGGTGCCGGTGATGCCGGCTTCACCGATCCACGGCCGGTTAATCGTCGAGGTAGCTCGCCTGCTCGCGAACTACGTCATCGAGCACCGGCTGCCCGGGACCGTCTACAGCGACGCCGGCTTTGTCCTGGGGCTGCGCCATGACCGCGAGCGCATGCGCGGACCTGACGTCGCGTACGTCGAGCGCAGCAAGGTTGAGGCGCACGCCGATCCCGAGCGCCTCTTCCGCTGCGTTCCCGACCTCGCGATCGAGATCGACCTGACGAGCGCGAAGAAGCCGGGCGGGCAGCAGCGCGTTGTCGACTACCTCGAGGCGGGCGTGCGCCTGGTCTGGGCCATCGACCCACACACGCGCACGGCCATGGTGTACCGCCCTGACGGGACCGCGCGCATGCTGCGCACGCACGAGGCGTTAGAGGGCGAGGACATCGTCCCCGCATTCCGGCTGCCCCTGGCGGATCTCTTCGCCTGAGGCGCACCTGGCCGGCCCGGAACAGGTGGCCCGGGCGTGCAGGTGAAGAGCGCCGGCGCTCACGCGGATGCGACGGACTCGAGGAGCTTCCTGCAGGGCGTGGATTACGGCGCCGGCGGGCGGCTCGAGGACGGCTTCGGGGTTACCTGAGGGCTTGCAACCTCGAGTGCTTGCGGCTTTTCCCCCACTTCCAGCCGCGCGGCCTCGGGCCGCGCCGGCGCCTCCAGCCGCGTCCCCAGGCTGCGCGGGTTGCGCGCGTAGCGCAGCGCTTCCTCGTAAGTGATGTCGCCCACCTCGAGCGCAGCCGCGAGCGCCGCATCCAGCGTCATCATCCCGTCCCGGCGTGACGCCTCGATCAGGCCGAGCGCCTGGTGCATCTTGCCGTCGCGCACCAGGCTGCGGATGGCAGGGGTGGCGACCATGACCTCGAACACGGGCAGCCGGCGGCTGGGGTCGGCGG encodes:
- a CDS encoding Uma2 family endonuclease; translated protein: MATSPAAFTADDMLDLPLPDGVSGYEFVDGRPVPVMPASPIHGRLIVEVARLLANYVIEHRLPGTVYSDAGFVLGLRHDRERMRGPDVAYVERSKVEAHADPERLFRCVPDLAIEIDLTSAKKPGGQQRVVDYLEAGVRLVWAIDPHTRTAMVYRPDGTARMLRTHEALEGEDIVPAFRLPLADLFA